A portion of the Burkholderia sp. GAS332 genome contains these proteins:
- a CDS encoding ATP-dependent Clp protease ATP-binding subunit ClpC, with amino-acid sequence MPALCEICNARPAVARVTVVQNGERKSMSICDYDYRQLMRHQSMLNPFDSLLGGGGLSRFFGGGMEEGDEDEDAGFAAEMPRESVDATDAFSEQTLELLQRAAEKAHELGRSELDTEHLLYVLADTDVCAALLKELKLSPEDIKGYIDQHAQKGTADPDAPMDKMTVSPRLKKAFQFAFQASRDLGHSYVGPEHLLIGLAAVPDSIAGTLLKKYGVTPEALRQKVVKVVGKGAEDGRVDTPTGTPNLDKFGRDLTAMAREGKLDPVLGRAQEIESTIEVLARRKKNNPVLIGEPGVGKTAIVEGLAQRIINGDVPEVLRGKRLVEVNINSMVAGAKYRGEFEERAKQLIDEVTAKKDELILFIDELHTIVGAGQGGGEGGLDIANVLKPALARGELSLIGATTLNEYQKYIEKDAALERRFQPVLVPEPTVEQTIVILRGLRDKLEAHHQVTFADDAFVAAAELSDRYITSRFLPDKAIDLIDQAAARVRIGATSRPAAILELEAEIAQLKREQDYASSRKRFDEAKAFEARIGEKQEKLDEQMETWQRKTGSETLEVTVESIAEVVSRLTGVPVTELTQEERKKLLEMEKKLRERVVGQDDAVIAVSDAVRLSRAGLGQTNRPIATFLFLGPTGVGKTELAKALAETVFGDEQAVVRIDMSEYMERHAVARLIGAPPGYVGYDEGGQLTERVRRRPYCVILLDEIEKAHPDVYNVLLQVFDDGRLTDGKGRVVDFSNTIIIATSNLGASIIMDNLEKPEADRQGEKAIREELMGVLKGHFRPEFLNRIDEIIVFHGLSRDNIRSIVQIQLERVVRTAAAQDITLKIDESVIDHLAEAGYRPEFGARELKRQIRQELETRLAKEMLGDILKSGDTVDVSYDKDSGEVKFTKSEAAPAPKAASGKGSNGRAKKKTSKEASSPEPTESAASKE; translated from the coding sequence ATGCCCGCCCTCTGCGAAATCTGTAACGCCCGTCCCGCTGTCGCCCGTGTAACCGTTGTGCAAAACGGCGAGCGGAAATCCATGTCGATCTGCGACTACGACTACCGGCAATTAATGCGGCACCAAAGCATGCTCAACCCATTCGATTCACTGCTCGGGGGAGGCGGCCTGTCGCGCTTCTTCGGCGGCGGCATGGAGGAGGGGGACGAGGACGAAGATGCTGGGTTCGCCGCCGAGATGCCGCGTGAATCGGTCGATGCGACCGATGCTTTCAGTGAGCAGACGCTCGAATTGCTGCAGCGCGCCGCGGAGAAGGCACATGAGCTTGGCCGCAGCGAACTCGACACCGAACACCTGCTGTACGTGCTCGCGGACACCGACGTGTGCGCGGCACTGCTCAAGGAGCTCAAGCTCTCGCCGGAGGACATCAAGGGGTATATCGATCAGCATGCGCAAAAGGGAACCGCCGATCCCGACGCGCCGATGGACAAGATGACCGTCTCGCCTCGTTTGAAAAAGGCGTTCCAATTTGCGTTCCAGGCGTCGCGCGATCTCGGGCACTCGTATGTTGGCCCGGAGCATCTGCTGATCGGGCTTGCGGCCGTGCCGGACAGTATCGCGGGCACGCTGTTGAAGAAATATGGCGTGACGCCGGAAGCATTGCGTCAGAAGGTCGTGAAAGTCGTGGGTAAGGGTGCGGAGGACGGCCGTGTCGACACGCCAACCGGCACGCCCAACCTTGACAAGTTCGGACGCGACCTCACGGCCATGGCGCGTGAGGGCAAGCTCGATCCGGTGCTGGGTCGCGCGCAGGAAATCGAGAGCACGATCGAAGTGCTCGCGCGACGCAAGAAGAACAATCCCGTGCTGATCGGCGAGCCGGGTGTCGGCAAGACCGCGATCGTCGAAGGGTTGGCCCAGCGCATCATCAATGGCGACGTACCTGAAGTGCTGCGCGGCAAGCGGCTCGTCGAGGTGAACATCAACTCGATGGTGGCTGGAGCGAAGTATCGCGGCGAATTCGAGGAGCGTGCCAAGCAGCTGATCGATGAAGTCACGGCCAAGAAGGACGAACTGATCCTGTTCATCGATGAACTGCACACGATTGTGGGGGCGGGACAAGGCGGTGGCGAAGGCGGCCTCGATATCGCGAACGTGCTGAAACCCGCGCTTGCCCGTGGCGAGCTCAGTCTGATCGGCGCGACGACGCTCAACGAATATCAGAAGTACATCGAAAAAGATGCGGCGCTCGAGCGGCGCTTCCAGCCGGTGTTGGTGCCGGAGCCGACGGTCGAGCAGACCATCGTGATCCTGCGCGGCCTTCGCGACAAGCTCGAGGCGCACCACCAGGTGACCTTTGCCGACGATGCGTTTGTCGCCGCCGCCGAACTGTCGGATCGTTACATCACGTCGCGCTTTTTGCCCGACAAGGCCATCGACCTGATTGACCAGGCGGCGGCGCGCGTGCGCATCGGCGCGACCTCGCGTCCTGCGGCCATCCTGGAGCTCGAAGCCGAGATCGCCCAGCTCAAACGCGAGCAGGATTATGCGTCTTCGCGCAAGCGCTTCGATGAGGCGAAAGCGTTCGAGGCACGGATTGGCGAAAAGCAGGAGAAACTCGACGAACAGATGGAGACGTGGCAGCGCAAGACCGGCTCGGAAACGCTCGAAGTGACCGTGGAGTCGATCGCCGAAGTGGTGTCGCGTCTCACCGGCGTTCCAGTCACGGAGCTCACGCAGGAAGAGCGGAAGAAGCTTCTGGAGATGGAAAAGAAGCTGCGTGAGCGCGTGGTCGGTCAGGACGACGCGGTGATTGCCGTGAGCGATGCCGTGCGCCTGTCACGTGCGGGGCTCGGCCAGACGAACCGGCCTATCGCGACGTTCCTGTTCCTCGGACCCACTGGCGTCGGCAAGACAGAACTCGCAAAGGCGCTGGCGGAAACGGTGTTCGGCGACGAGCAGGCGGTCGTTCGTATCGACATGTCCGAGTACATGGAGCGTCACGCGGTCGCCCGGTTGATCGGCGCCCCTCCGGGCTACGTCGGTTATGACGAGGGCGGGCAACTGACGGAGCGCGTCCGGCGGCGCCCTTACTGCGTGATCCTGCTTGACGAGATCGAGAAGGCGCACCCCGACGTGTACAACGTGCTGCTGCAGGTGTTCGACGACGGGCGGCTGACCGACGGCAAGGGCCGGGTCGTGGACTTCAGCAACACGATCATCATTGCGACCAGCAATCTCGGCGCATCGATCATCATGGACAACCTCGAGAAACCCGAAGCGGATCGCCAGGGTGAGAAAGCGATCCGCGAGGAATTGATGGGCGTGCTCAAGGGACATTTCCGACCCGAATTCCTGAACCGGATCGACGAGATCATCGTCTTCCACGGGCTCTCGCGCGACAACATCCGCTCGATCGTGCAGATCCAGCTCGAACGGGTGGTGCGCACCGCTGCCGCGCAGGACATCACCCTCAAGATCGACGAATCGGTGATCGATCACCTCGCCGAGGCCGGCTATCGGCCGGAGTTCGGTGCACGCGAATTGAAGCGTCAGATTCGCCAGGAACTGGAAACGCGGCTTGCGAAGGAGATGCTCGGCGACATCCTGAAGTCGGGCGACACCGTCGACGTCAGTTATGACAAGGACAGCGGCGAAGTGAAGTTCACCAAGAGCGAGGCAGCGCCTGCGCCTAAGGCGGCGAGCGGCAAGGGGAGTAACGGACGCGCGAAGAAAAAGACGTCTAAAGAGGCCAGCAGCCCCGAGCCAACTGAGAGCGCCGCCTCGAAGGAGTGA
- a CDS encoding putative membrane protein: protein MIVRPGENWFRLLFIWNGSVLQSIIPQLVFMGIVSSVAVLTQGRIFGEKIPLNTAPFTLFGLALAIFLAFRNNASYERFNEARHLWGSILISGRALTSQMLCYVPRGDHNVQVAHTLIACVYALKHQLRGTDPTPDLLRFLGHTRTEALQHTCYKPTALLNEVRRDFADLQARGLMSDTKLWMVDAQINELGRTVGGCERIASTPIPFAYSVLLHRTVYAYCVLLPFGLVDSTEFFTPLLCVFISYTLIALEAIASEVAEPFSLAPNALALDAMTRNIERSILELCGCELPAEVVPVRSYQLT, encoded by the coding sequence ATGATAGTAAGACCAGGGGAAAACTGGTTCCGGCTGCTGTTTATCTGGAACGGTTCCGTGTTGCAGTCGATTATTCCGCAGCTGGTTTTCATGGGGATCGTCAGCAGCGTTGCTGTCCTGACGCAAGGGCGCATTTTCGGCGAGAAGATCCCACTGAATACCGCGCCGTTCACCTTATTCGGCCTCGCGCTGGCGATCTTCCTTGCGTTTCGCAATAACGCAAGTTACGAGCGGTTCAATGAGGCGCGTCATCTCTGGGGCAGCATCCTGATCTCGGGGCGCGCGCTGACGTCGCAAATGCTGTGTTACGTCCCACGGGGCGATCACAACGTTCAAGTGGCCCATACACTGATTGCGTGTGTGTACGCGCTCAAGCACCAGTTGCGCGGGACCGACCCGACGCCTGATCTCCTGCGCTTTCTCGGACACACACGAACCGAGGCCTTGCAGCACACCTGCTATAAACCGACGGCGCTGCTCAATGAGGTTCGTCGTGACTTCGCTGATCTGCAGGCTCGGGGCTTGATGTCGGATACGAAGCTCTGGATGGTCGACGCTCAGATCAACGAGTTGGGAAGGACCGTCGGAGGATGTGAGCGGATCGCATCCACGCCCATTCCGTTTGCGTACAGTGTGTTGCTTCACCGCACCGTCTATGCCTATTGCGTGTTGCTGCCGTTCGGTCTGGTCGATTCAACGGAATTCTTTACGCCGCTGCTGTGCGTTTTCATTTCTTATACGCTGATTGCGCTCGAAGCGATTGCCAGCGAAGTCGCCGAGCCGTTTAGTCTCGCGCCGAATGCGCTGGCGCTTGACGCCATGACCCGCAACATTGAACGATCGATTCTCGAGCTGTGTGGCTGTGAACTGCCCGCCGAGGTCGTACCGGTGCGCTCGTACCAACTGACTTAG
- a CDS encoding Protein required for attachment to host cells — MIDVTWLVVADGGRARVFQMPGLTLDLQEKEELTNTEYTGTMLTEKDREKFAKRVADYLEAGRLHQLYNRLRLAIEPKFLGMVKADLSEETRRMIFEQISEDLLPLNTRDLEAHLRRH, encoded by the coding sequence ATGATCGATGTGACCTGGCTGGTTGTAGCTGACGGTGGTCGCGCGCGTGTTTTCCAGATGCCAGGACTGACGCTCGACCTGCAAGAAAAAGAAGAGCTCACCAACACTGAATATACCGGCACGATGCTAACGGAAAAGGACCGTGAGAAATTCGCGAAGCGCGTGGCCGACTATCTGGAGGCCGGCCGGCTCCATCAACTCTACAATCGGCTGAGGCTCGCCATCGAGCCAAAATTTCTCGGCATGGTCAAGGCGGATCTCAGCGAGGAAACCCGTCGAATGATATTCGAGCAAATTAGCGAGGATCTGTTGCCGCTCAATACACGGGACCTTGAGGCACACCTGCGGCGACACTGA
- a CDS encoding cytochrome bd-I ubiquinol oxidase subunit 2 apoprotein, whose amino-acid sequence MQIDLPVVWAAIIGLGVFIYVMLDGFDLGIGLLFPFFEEKGDRQVMLNTIAPVWDGNETFLVLGGAGLYGAFPVVYSTLLPANYLPLILMVVGLIFRGAAFELRAKAVRTQHAWDLAFIGGSALAGLCQGIVLGSLLQGIKIVDGRFAGGPFDWLSPFSLFCGIGVLFTYATLGCGWLILKTDGELQRKIREVMRPLVSILLGVMVIVSLWTVIGLPAVAFRWFGSGNLGWFLPVPILVIACVWGVFRSLRLEHDAIPFLLTLALCFLGYSGLLISIWPYIVPPSLTIWEASSSHSSQLFTLVGTVIVLPVILVYNAMQYRVFRGKVREGDAGYH is encoded by the coding sequence ATGCAAATCGATCTCCCTGTCGTGTGGGCCGCGATCATCGGACTCGGCGTTTTCATCTACGTGATGCTGGACGGATTCGATCTCGGCATCGGCCTGCTGTTTCCGTTTTTCGAGGAGAAAGGCGACCGGCAAGTGATGCTCAATACCATCGCGCCGGTCTGGGACGGTAACGAAACCTTCCTCGTGCTCGGCGGCGCCGGGCTTTACGGGGCATTCCCCGTGGTCTATTCGACGCTGCTGCCGGCGAACTATCTGCCGCTGATCTTGATGGTCGTGGGTCTGATCTTCCGTGGGGCGGCCTTCGAACTGCGCGCCAAGGCCGTCAGGACCCAGCACGCGTGGGACCTCGCCTTCATTGGTGGCTCCGCGCTCGCGGGGCTTTGCCAGGGCATCGTGCTGGGATCGCTGCTACAAGGCATCAAGATCGTCGATGGCCGTTTCGCCGGCGGTCCGTTCGATTGGCTCTCGCCGTTCAGCCTGTTTTGCGGAATCGGTGTGCTCTTTACGTATGCGACGCTCGGCTGCGGCTGGCTCATCCTGAAGACCGATGGTGAACTGCAGCGCAAGATACGCGAGGTGATGCGGCCGCTCGTGAGCATCCTGCTCGGGGTGATGGTCATCGTGAGTCTCTGGACCGTGATCGGCTTGCCGGCGGTGGCGTTTCGCTGGTTCGGGAGCGGCAATCTCGGCTGGTTTCTGCCGGTGCCGATTCTTGTCATCGCCTGTGTATGGGGCGTGTTCCGTTCGCTTCGGCTGGAGCACGATGCGATCCCGTTCCTTCTCACGCTCGCGCTGTGCTTTCTCGGCTACAGCGGCTTGCTCATCAGCATCTGGCCGTACATCGTTCCGCCGTCCCTGACGATCTGGGAGGCCTCGTCGAGCCACTCGAGCCAGTTGTTCACGCTGGTCGGCACAGTGATCGTGCTGCCGGTCATCCTCGTCTACAACGCCATGCAGTATCGCGTTTTCCGGGGCAAAGTGCGGGAAGGCGACGCCGGCTACCACTGA
- a CDS encoding oxidoreductase alpha (molybdopterin) subunit, which yields MTTRREVPGIRPYDAPAGGWGALKATAQAVRTQMESIEAPITLMRTNQPDGFDCPGCAWPDKEHKSTFQFCENGAKAVTWEATTKRVTPEFFENNTVTSLLQRTDFELEDLGRLTHPLVYDRATDKFRAVEWEDAFARIGEVLRGLSSPDEAEFYTSGRASNEAAYLFQLLAREYGTNNFPDCSNMCHEPTSVGLPQSIGIGKGTVSLDDFDKTELILSIGHNPGTNHPRMMGTLHECSRRNVPIIVFNPLRERALERFADPQSVIEMATFGSTRIASTYFQLDAGGDAAALKGIMKSLLQMDAEQGNTVLDHEFIATHTQGFEAFAADLEATSWEDIEKASGLTREDLDEVAVAYAKSNATIVTYGMGVTQHNKGTANVRLIADLLLLRGNIGKPGAGICPLRGHSNVQGNRTVGITEKPSATFLKQIEDVFGFTPPAAHGHDAVQAMQAMIAGTAKALICLGGNFAVALPDSEQSFPAMGKLDLSVHLGTKLNRSHLLVAKETYVLPVVGRTELDIQATGRQAITVEDSMSMVHASSGKLTPASEHLKSEPAIVAGIATATLPNSKVAWSDLVADYDKIRDLIEQTVPGFEAFNDRIRVPGGFRMPLPPTERVWPTPSGKAMFSVYGGVREDADVLGAENVLRLITIRSHDQYNTTIYALDDRYRGVFGRRDVLFMNEDDLAARGLEHGDLVDIETISAGRQLRLKKITAIAYNIAPGSVAAYYPEANVLVPLDFIDKESGTPSYKSVPVHVVRSAEA from the coding sequence ATGACCACGCGACGCGAAGTTCCGGGAATCAGGCCGTATGACGCACCCGCTGGAGGGTGGGGCGCGCTTAAAGCGACCGCACAAGCTGTCCGAACCCAGATGGAAAGCATTGAGGCGCCGATCACGTTGATGCGCACCAATCAGCCTGACGGCTTCGATTGTCCGGGTTGTGCCTGGCCGGACAAGGAGCACAAATCGACCTTCCAGTTCTGCGAGAACGGCGCCAAAGCGGTCACATGGGAAGCGACGACCAAGCGGGTAACGCCGGAATTTTTCGAGAACAACACGGTAACGTCGCTGTTGCAACGAACGGATTTCGAACTGGAGGATCTCGGCCGACTGACGCATCCCCTCGTCTACGACCGCGCCACGGACAAGTTCCGGGCGGTCGAATGGGAGGACGCATTCGCGCGTATCGGCGAAGTGCTGCGAGGCTTGTCCTCGCCCGACGAGGCCGAGTTCTATACATCAGGTAGGGCGTCAAACGAAGCTGCCTACCTCTTTCAATTGCTCGCACGAGAGTATGGGACGAACAATTTCCCGGATTGCTCGAACATGTGCCACGAGCCGACCAGCGTGGGCTTGCCCCAGTCGATCGGGATCGGCAAAGGCACGGTATCGCTCGACGATTTCGATAAGACCGAACTCATCCTCTCGATTGGCCACAATCCCGGGACCAATCACCCCCGGATGATGGGGACACTCCACGAGTGCTCGCGGCGCAACGTCCCGATCATCGTGTTCAATCCGCTGCGCGAGCGCGCGCTTGAACGCTTCGCCGATCCGCAGAGCGTCATTGAAATGGCGACCTTCGGATCGACGCGGATCGCGTCGACCTATTTTCAGCTCGACGCCGGCGGAGACGCAGCCGCGCTCAAGGGCATCATGAAATCGCTCCTGCAGATGGACGCGGAGCAGGGCAACACTGTCCTGGACCACGAGTTCATCGCGACGCATACCCAGGGTTTCGAGGCGTTTGCCGCCGATCTGGAAGCGACGTCATGGGAGGATATCGAAAAGGCCAGCGGACTCACCCGTGAAGATCTCGATGAAGTTGCGGTTGCCTACGCAAAATCGAATGCGACGATTGTCACTTACGGAATGGGCGTTACCCAGCATAACAAAGGCACCGCCAACGTCCGTCTGATTGCCGATCTGTTGTTATTGCGTGGCAACATCGGCAAACCCGGCGCAGGCATCTGTCCTCTGCGCGGGCATTCCAACGTGCAGGGGAACCGCACGGTCGGCATCACCGAAAAACCGTCCGCCACCTTCCTCAAGCAGATCGAAGATGTGTTCGGGTTCACGCCGCCGGCGGCGCACGGGCACGACGCCGTCCAGGCGATGCAGGCAATGATCGCTGGCACGGCCAAGGCCCTGATTTGCCTGGGCGGAAACTTCGCGGTTGCGTTACCCGATTCCGAGCAGTCCTTTCCTGCAATGGGCAAGCTCGATCTGAGCGTCCATCTCGGTACCAAGCTCAATCGTTCGCACCTGCTAGTGGCAAAGGAAACGTACGTGTTGCCGGTTGTGGGCCGCACGGAACTGGATATCCAGGCGACCGGCCGGCAAGCCATTACGGTTGAGGATTCCATGTCGATGGTCCACGCTTCGTCGGGCAAGCTGACGCCTGCGTCCGAACACTTGAAGTCCGAACCGGCGATCGTCGCCGGCATCGCCACGGCCACCTTGCCGAACAGCAAGGTGGCATGGTCGGACCTGGTAGCCGACTACGACAAGATTCGGGACCTGATCGAGCAAACCGTACCGGGATTCGAGGCATTCAATGACCGAATCAGAGTGCCGGGGGGATTCCGTATGCCGCTTCCCCCGACCGAACGCGTGTGGCCCACGCCGTCAGGAAAAGCGATGTTCTCGGTGTACGGTGGCGTGAGGGAAGACGCAGACGTTCTCGGCGCTGAAAATGTGCTGCGTCTCATCACGATCCGCAGCCACGACCAGTACAACACCACCATCTATGCGCTCGACGATCGTTACCGAGGCGTGTTCGGCCGGCGTGACGTGCTGTTTATGAACGAAGACGATCTTGCCGCGCGTGGACTCGAACATGGCGATCTGGTCGACATTGAAACCATTTCGGCGGGCCGACAGCTTCGCCTGAAGAAGATCACGGCAATCGCTTACAACATCGCGCCGGGTTCGGTGGCGGCCTATTATCCTGAAGCCAACGTGCTAGTACCACTCGACTTCATTGACAAGGAGAGCGGCACGCCTTCGTACAAGTCAGTTCCGGTTCATGTTGTGCGCTCGGCAGAAGCCTGA
- a CDS encoding monosaccharide ABC transporter substrate-binding protein, CUT2 family produces the protein MFNPLRHTGKTALCVALVAISCAASAAGLKSGLKIAFVPKQINNPYEVIADDGGMAAIKEFNGVGKVVGPSDAGASSQVQYINTLITQRQDAIVIAANDANAVVPYLKKAMSQGIKVVTFDSDTAPEGRQLFVNQANAEGIGRGQIQLVAKLMGGEGEFAVLSATPNATNQNTWIKWMQEELKKPEYSKIKLVKIAYGNDDDQKSFVETQGLLQAYPNLKAIVAPTTVGIAAAARYISSSSSKGKVQVTGLGTPNQMRAFVKNGTVKAFQLWDPNQLGYLAAYAAAALASGTIAGKEGESFDAGKLGKRTIGPQGEIILGPPTTFDASNIDNFNF, from the coding sequence ATGTTCAATCCTTTACGTCACACCGGCAAGACCGCGCTCTGCGTTGCCTTAGTCGCGATCAGTTGTGCCGCGTCCGCGGCGGGCCTGAAAAGCGGTCTGAAGATTGCCTTCGTGCCGAAGCAGATCAACAACCCCTATGAAGTGATTGCCGACGACGGCGGGATGGCCGCGATCAAGGAATTCAACGGCGTGGGCAAGGTGGTGGGGCCGTCGGATGCGGGTGCATCGTCGCAAGTGCAATACATCAACACCTTGATCACGCAGCGCCAGGATGCCATCGTGATCGCGGCTAACGACGCGAACGCGGTTGTGCCGTACCTGAAGAAAGCGATGTCGCAAGGCATCAAGGTTGTGACCTTCGACTCGGACACGGCGCCTGAAGGACGCCAATTGTTCGTGAATCAGGCGAATGCGGAGGGCATCGGGCGGGGTCAGATTCAACTGGTGGCGAAACTGATGGGCGGGGAGGGCGAGTTCGCGGTGCTGTCGGCTACGCCTAACGCGACCAATCAGAATACGTGGATCAAGTGGATGCAGGAGGAGTTGAAGAAGCCCGAGTATTCGAAGATCAAGCTTGTGAAGATCGCGTACGGTAACGATGACGACCAGAAGTCGTTCGTCGAGACGCAAGGTTTGCTGCAGGCGTACCCGAATCTGAAGGCGATCGTTGCGCCGACCACGGTTGGCATCGCAGCGGCGGCGCGTTACATCTCGTCGTCGTCGAGCAAGGGCAAGGTGCAGGTGACGGGCCTGGGCACACCGAACCAGATGCGTGCGTTCGTGAAGAACGGGACGGTCAAGGCGTTCCAGCTTTGGGATCCGAATCAGCTTGGATACCTGGCGGCTTATGCGGCGGCGGCGCTTGCCTCGGGGACGATTGCCGGCAAGGAAGGCGAATCCTTTGATGCCGGCAAGCTCGGCAAGCGCACGATCGGGCCGCAAGGCGAAATCATTCTCGGACCGCCGACCACGTTCGACGCCAGCAATATCGACAACTTCAACTTCTAA
- a CDS encoding cytochrome bd-I ubiquinol oxidase subunit 1 apoprotein has translation MEIFDAFHLARLQFAFTVSFHIIFPAISIGMASFLAVLEWRWLLTGDVAYKDMFLFWSKIFAVGFGMGVVSGVVMAYEFGTNWSGFSSVAGNVTGPLLTYEVLTAFFLEAGFLGVMLFGWQRVSPRAHFFATLMVAVGTLISTFWILASNSFMQTPQGFAIENGKIVPIDWMKVIFNPSFPFRLAHMTIAAFIVAGFIVAACGAWHLLHGRRDKPVTRSFSMALWILLFLAPIQIFVGDAHGLNTRKYQPAKIAAIEGLWETEKGGTALNLVGLPDMDAEVTRYTIQIPHLGSLILTHSWDGEIRGLKEFPPQDRPYSPIIFWTFRIMAGLGMLMLLTALLGLLLRLRGRLYETRWYQILVLCMGPSGIVALLAGWITTEVGRQPWTVYGVLRTVDSVSPVSSQQVGVSLLIFVLVYFLVFGMGFYYMMKMMRRGPEEHLERGKSRRYPVLTNRPLDALEGE, from the coding sequence ATGGAAATCTTCGATGCATTCCACCTCGCCAGGTTGCAGTTTGCGTTCACGGTTTCGTTTCATATTATCTTTCCCGCGATCAGCATCGGTATGGCGAGTTTCCTCGCCGTGCTGGAGTGGCGCTGGTTGCTGACCGGCGACGTTGCCTACAAGGACATGTTTCTGTTCTGGTCGAAGATCTTCGCGGTCGGCTTCGGCATGGGCGTGGTCTCCGGCGTGGTGATGGCCTACGAGTTCGGGACCAACTGGAGTGGGTTTTCCAGCGTTGCCGGCAACGTCACAGGGCCTCTCTTGACCTATGAAGTGCTGACGGCGTTCTTTCTCGAGGCCGGTTTTCTCGGCGTCATGCTGTTCGGCTGGCAACGCGTCAGTCCCCGCGCACACTTCTTCGCCACGCTCATGGTGGCGGTGGGCACGCTCATTTCCACGTTCTGGATTCTCGCGTCGAATAGCTTCATGCAGACGCCGCAGGGGTTCGCCATCGAGAATGGCAAGATCGTCCCGATCGACTGGATGAAAGTGATTTTCAACCCGTCGTTCCCGTTTCGCCTCGCGCATATGACCATCGCGGCGTTCATCGTCGCGGGCTTCATCGTCGCCGCCTGCGGCGCGTGGCATCTATTGCATGGCCGGCGCGACAAACCGGTCACGCGTAGTTTTTCGATGGCGCTGTGGATCCTGCTTTTCCTCGCGCCGATACAGATTTTTGTCGGCGACGCGCACGGCCTCAACACCCGCAAATATCAACCGGCCAAGATCGCTGCGATCGAAGGGCTGTGGGAAACCGAGAAAGGCGGTACGGCGCTCAATCTGGTCGGCCTGCCCGACATGGACGCGGAAGTGACGCGCTACACGATCCAGATACCGCACCTGGGCAGCCTGATCCTGACCCATAGTTGGGACGGAGAGATCCGCGGGCTGAAGGAGTTTCCGCCGCAGGACCGCCCGTACTCGCCGATCATATTCTGGACCTTCCGGATCATGGCGGGCCTAGGCATGTTGATGCTATTGACGGCGCTGCTCGGCTTGTTGCTCAGACTGCGCGGCCGGCTCTACGAGACGCGCTGGTACCAGATCCTCGTGCTGTGCATGGGGCCTTCTGGAATCGTGGCGCTATTGGCGGGGTGGATCACGACGGAGGTCGGCCGCCAACCGTGGACGGTCTACGGTGTGCTCCGGACAGTGGACTCCGTTTCGCCGGTCAGCTCGCAGCAAGTCGGCGTTTCATTGCTGATCTTTGTACTGGTGTATTTCCTGGTGTTCGGCATGGGGTTCTACTACATGATGAAAATGATGAGGCGCGGACCGGAAGAGCATCTCGAGCGCGGCAAGTCGCGCCGGTATCCGGTGCTGACGAATCGCCCGCTCGACGCCCTGGAAGGAGAGTGA
- a CDS encoding molybdenum-pterin binding domain-containing protein, with amino-acid sequence MLTSARNHFVGQIAEIKTGAVSDEITLRTRGGLDIVAIITRGSATSLGLARGTEAFALVKASSVILLVDFDSSKVSARNCVAGTVSSVTKGSVNAEVSVTAPGGAQIVAVITNDSVERLGLAAGKSATAIFKASSVIVGVE; translated from the coding sequence ATGCTCACCAGCGCTCGCAACCATTTCGTCGGGCAGATCGCCGAAATCAAAACCGGCGCCGTCAGTGACGAAATCACACTTCGAACGCGGGGCGGCCTGGATATCGTCGCCATCATCACACGCGGAAGCGCCACCTCGCTGGGCCTTGCACGCGGCACTGAAGCCTTTGCGCTAGTCAAAGCGTCGTCGGTGATCCTGCTGGTGGATTTCGACAGCAGCAAAGTGTCGGCCCGAAATTGCGTCGCGGGAACGGTTTCGTCAGTCACGAAAGGATCGGTTAACGCTGAAGTGTCGGTCACCGCGCCGGGTGGCGCCCAGATTGTCGCCGTCATCACCAACGATAGCGTTGAGCGCCTCGGGCTCGCGGCCGGAAAATCCGCCACCGCAATTTTCAAAGCCTCGAGCGTGATCGTCGGGGTCGAATGA
- a CDS encoding transcriptional regulator, TraR/DksA family, with protein sequence MPEQPVSLSDDFIALQRKRLMALRQQLLGGEENTIADERASQEEHGDEAEEFEDAAQGMAQNEVNQALHDVNDQRISDIGRALQKIDEGTYGLSDESGEPIPKARLEVTPEAILTVEEQSRREAGK encoded by the coding sequence ATGCCGGAGCAGCCAGTCAGTTTGAGTGACGATTTCATTGCGCTGCAGCGCAAGCGCCTGATGGCATTGCGCCAGCAATTGCTGGGCGGAGAGGAAAATACGATCGCGGACGAGCGGGCGAGCCAGGAGGAGCATGGCGACGAGGCCGAAGAGTTCGAGGACGCGGCGCAAGGCATGGCGCAGAACGAGGTCAACCAGGCGCTGCACGACGTGAACGACCAGCGCATTAGCGATATCGGGCGGGCGCTGCAGAAGATCGATGAAGGCACCTACGGCCTTTCCGATGAAAGTGGTGAGCCGATACCGAAAGCCCGGCTCGAAGTGACCCCGGAGGCGATCCTGACCGTTGAAGAGCAGAGTCGCCGCGAAGCCGGCAAATGA